Proteins from a single region of Bradyrhizobium diazoefficiens:
- the nadA gene encoding quinolinate synthase NadA, whose product MPIIGIYGPDDFTNRPQGQITTSTRSASARTVALLPMPSLEWTPEIERATAPIYDRVQHVIPPIEWPLMAPTIHAINQLKRARNAVILAHNYQAPEIFHGIADIGGDSLQLAVEATKVKADVIVQCGVHFMAETSKLLNPDKTVLIPDARAGCSLAASITGADVRLLREKFPGVPVVAYVNTSAEVKAEVDICCTSSNAVQVVESLNAPRVIFLPDRYLATYVASKTDVKIIAWKGACEVHERFTGGELRAFREADPSVQIIAHPECPPDVLAEADFTGSTAHMINWVRAKRPKRLVMITECSMADNVRAELPDVEMLRPCNLCPHMKRITLSNILESLLTLGEEVTIDPALAERARRSVERMINLKN is encoded by the coding sequence ATGCCGATCATTGGAATTTACGGCCCTGATGACTTCACCAACCGGCCACAGGGCCAGATCACCACCTCCACCCGCTCCGCGTCTGCGCGGACAGTGGCCTTGCTGCCGATGCCGTCACTGGAATGGACGCCGGAGATCGAGCGCGCCACCGCGCCGATCTATGACCGCGTCCAGCACGTGATCCCGCCGATCGAGTGGCCGCTGATGGCGCCGACGATTCATGCGATCAACCAGCTGAAGCGCGCGCGCAATGCGGTGATCCTCGCCCACAATTACCAGGCGCCGGAGATCTTCCACGGCATCGCCGACATCGGCGGCGATTCGCTCCAGCTTGCCGTCGAGGCCACCAAGGTGAAGGCCGATGTCATCGTGCAATGTGGCGTACACTTCATGGCGGAGACGTCAAAGCTGCTCAATCCGGACAAGACGGTGCTGATCCCCGACGCGCGCGCTGGCTGCTCGCTCGCCGCCAGCATCACCGGCGCCGACGTGCGCTTGCTACGCGAGAAATTCCCCGGCGTGCCCGTGGTTGCCTATGTCAACACCTCGGCCGAGGTGAAGGCCGAGGTCGACATCTGCTGCACGTCGTCGAATGCGGTGCAGGTGGTCGAGAGCCTGAACGCGCCGCGTGTGATCTTCCTGCCTGACCGCTATCTCGCCACCTATGTGGCCTCGAAGACCGACGTGAAGATCATCGCCTGGAAGGGCGCCTGCGAGGTGCATGAGCGCTTTACCGGCGGCGAGCTGCGCGCATTTCGCGAGGCCGATCCCTCTGTGCAGATCATCGCGCATCCCGAATGCCCGCCCGACGTGCTGGCGGAGGCCGACTTCACCGGCTCGACTGCGCACATGATCAACTGGGTGCGGGCGAAGCGTCCAAAGCGCCTCGTGATGATCACGGAATGCTCGATGGCCGACAATGTGCGCGCCGAGCTGCCAGACGTGGAGATGCTGCGTCCTTGCAATCTCTGCCCGCACATGAAGCGCATCACGCTGTCCAACATTCTGGAGAGCCTGCTGACGCTCGGCGAGGAAGTCACCATCGATCCCGCGCTTGCGGAGCGGGCGCGGCGGTCGGTCGAGCGGATGATCAATCTGAAGAATTGA
- a CDS encoding MFS transporter gives MSTQVGELGRLSRPSNWRTPAVIILCGCAIGMLGFGPRSALGFFVQPMSHEFAWGRDVFGLAIAVQNLLWGLGQPLAGAVADRFGLFRVMCVGALLYAGGLLLMRYSSTPLSLNIGAGVMVGFGLAGCSFNLVLSAFTKLLPAEKRSLALGAGTAAGSLGQFLFAPIGVALIDNFGWQQALTVFGFLMLLIVPLALAISTPPVASEAHAAPAHEQTIIKALAEAFGHRSYVLLVLGFFTCGFQLAFITVHLPAFLVDRGISTQTGGWVIAAIGLFNIMGSLSVGYLQNSLPKRYILSTIYFTRAVATLAFISFPITPFSAIAFGAVSGVTWLSTVPPTSALVALMFGTRWLATLYGFAFVSHQVGGFLGVWLGGIVFEKFGSYTPIWWLSILFGVLSALINLPIVEKPVARAVAQPA, from the coding sequence ATGTCGACGCAAGTGGGCGAACTCGGTCGGCTCTCACGTCCTTCCAACTGGCGCACGCCGGCGGTCATCATCCTCTGCGGCTGTGCGATCGGCATGCTCGGCTTCGGCCCGCGCTCGGCGCTGGGCTTCTTCGTGCAGCCGATGAGCCATGAATTCGCCTGGGGCCGCGACGTGTTCGGCCTCGCCATCGCCGTGCAGAATCTGTTGTGGGGATTGGGCCAGCCGTTGGCCGGCGCGGTCGCCGATCGCTTTGGCCTATTCCGCGTGATGTGCGTCGGCGCGCTGCTCTATGCCGGCGGTCTGCTGCTGATGCGCTATTCCTCAACGCCGCTGTCGCTCAATATCGGCGCGGGCGTGATGGTCGGGTTCGGTCTCGCCGGCTGCTCGTTCAACCTGGTGCTGTCGGCGTTCACGAAACTGCTGCCGGCCGAGAAGCGCAGCCTCGCGCTTGGCGCCGGCACCGCGGCGGGCTCGCTCGGCCAGTTCCTGTTCGCGCCGATCGGCGTGGCCTTGATCGACAATTTCGGCTGGCAGCAAGCGCTCACCGTGTTCGGCTTTCTGATGCTGTTGATCGTCCCGCTGGCGCTGGCGATCTCGACGCCGCCGGTCGCAAGCGAAGCACACGCGGCGCCTGCGCATGAGCAGACCATCATCAAGGCGCTCGCTGAAGCCTTCGGCCATCGCTCCTACGTGCTGCTGGTGCTCGGCTTCTTCACCTGCGGCTTCCAGCTCGCCTTTATCACCGTGCATCTGCCGGCGTTCCTGGTCGACCGCGGCATCTCGACACAAACCGGCGGCTGGGTGATCGCGGCGATCGGCCTGTTCAACATCATGGGCTCGCTCAGCGTCGGCTATCTCCAGAACTCGCTGCCGAAGCGCTACATCCTCTCGACGATCTATTTCACCCGCGCGGTGGCAACGCTCGCCTTCATCTCGTTCCCGATCACGCCGTTCTCGGCGATCGCGTTCGGCGCGGTCTCCGGCGTGACCTGGCTGTCGACCGTGCCACCGACCTCGGCGCTGGTCGCGCTGATGTTCGGCACCCGCTGGCTGGCGACGCTCTATGGCTTCGCCTTCGTCAGCCATCAGGTCGGCGGCTTCCTCGGCGTCTGGTTAGGGGGCATCGTGTTCGAGAAGTTCGGTTCCTATACGCCGATCTGGTGGCTCTCGATCCTGTTCGGCGTGCTCTCGGCGCTGATCAATCTTCCGATCGTGGAGAAGCCGGTCGCACGAGCGGTTGCGCAGCCGGCCTGA